One genomic region from Rhodoligotrophos appendicifer encodes:
- the def gene encoding peptide deformylase: MTIRPIIELPDPSLREVSKPVAEITDETRTLIADMFETMYDAEGIGLAAVQIGVMQRLFVTDIARDEESPQQLVFINPEIVWSSEAGEEYEEGCLSIPEQKGLVTRPSEVKITFLDREGASQEMHCTGLLAICVQHELDHLNGVLFIDYLSRLKRERITKKFAKARRLEGTS, translated from the coding sequence ATGACCATCCGCCCGATCATTGAACTACCCGACCCATCCCTGCGCGAGGTCTCGAAGCCGGTCGCGGAGATTACGGACGAGACGCGAACGCTCATCGCCGACATGTTCGAGACGATGTATGACGCCGAAGGGATCGGCCTGGCAGCTGTCCAGATCGGGGTCATGCAGCGGTTGTTCGTGACCGATATAGCGCGGGACGAGGAGAGCCCTCAGCAGCTCGTCTTCATCAATCCGGAGATCGTCTGGTCCTCGGAGGCCGGCGAGGAATACGAGGAAGGCTGCCTTTCCATTCCGGAGCAGAAGGGCCTCGTGACCCGTCCATCTGAGGTCAAGATCACGTTTCTCGATCGTGAGGGTGCCTCGCAGGAGATGCATTGCACCGGGTTGCTGGCTATTTGCGTCCAGCATGAGTTGGATCACCTGAACGGCGTTCTCTTCATCGATTATCTCTCGCGGCTCAAGCGCGAGCGGATCACGAAGAAATTCGCCAAAGCCCGTCGCCTGGAGGGCACGAGCTGA
- the fmt gene encoding methionyl-tRNA formyltransferase: MRVIFMGTPGFSVPPLAEILSQGHEVVAVYTQPPRPAGRGMGVRKSAVQSFAESHGLTVRHPASLKTEAEQAEFAALRPDVAIVVAYGLLLPQAILDAPVQGCLNIHASLLPRWRGAAPIQRAIMAGDPETGVSIMRMEAGLDTGPVCLSERVPIEASTTASELHDTLSAMGASLIGKALTMLSEGSLHCTPQPEAGVTYARKIDKAEAHLNLELPADQVLRHINGLSPSPGAWVIIGPQGAAFRLKLLKAEISPESGVPATVLDDRLLLACGTQAIRPLVVQREGKGPMALADFLRGTSIQPGSMVR, translated from the coding sequence CTGCGCGTGATCTTCATGGGAACCCCGGGATTCTCCGTCCCGCCGCTGGCCGAGATTCTGTCGCAGGGTCATGAAGTCGTCGCCGTCTATACGCAGCCGCCACGTCCAGCCGGTCGGGGTATGGGAGTTCGCAAGTCTGCAGTGCAGAGCTTCGCGGAATCCCACGGCTTGACGGTCAGGCATCCGGCATCGTTGAAGACCGAGGCGGAACAAGCCGAATTTGCGGCGCTGAGGCCCGACGTGGCGATCGTCGTCGCCTACGGTTTGCTGTTGCCCCAAGCGATACTGGATGCGCCTGTTCAGGGCTGCCTGAATATCCACGCCTCGCTCCTGCCACGCTGGCGGGGAGCCGCGCCCATCCAGCGGGCGATCATGGCGGGAGATCCTGAAACGGGCGTGTCGATCATGCGCATGGAGGCCGGTCTCGATACAGGCCCTGTCTGTCTGTCGGAGCGCGTGCCCATCGAGGCGAGCACAACGGCAAGCGAGTTGCATGATACGCTGAGCGCAATGGGTGCCAGCCTGATCGGCAAAGCCTTGACGATGCTGAGCGAAGGCTCCCTTCACTGCACACCGCAACCCGAGGCGGGCGTCACCTATGCCCGCAAGATCGACAAGGCCGAGGCGCACCTGAACCTGGAGTTGCCGGCAGACCAGGTGTTACGCCATATCAACGGCCTGTCACCGTCGCCGGGCGCCTGGGTGATCATCGGTCCCCAGGGCGCGGCCTTCCGCCTGAAGCTGCTGAAAGCGGAAATCTCGCCGGAGAGCGGCGTGCCTGCGACAGTGCTCGACGACAGGTTGCTCCTGGCATGCGGCACGCAAGCCATACGGCCGCTCGTGGTGCAGCGCGAAGGCAAGGGGCCGATGGCATTGGCCGACTTCCTCCGCGGCACCAGCATCCAGCCCGGCAGCATGGTCCGCTAA
- a CDS encoding NifU family protein gives MFIQTEATPNPATLKFIPGRTVLPGDPRDFRSEDDAAVSPLASRLFEVGGVTGVFLADDYISVTKADGEWQHLKPAILGVIMEHYLSGKPVIDEGSEAKSTEGEFFDDGDEEIVETIKELLESRVQPAVAQDGGNITFQGYRSGVVFLNMEGACAGCPSSTATLKHGIENLLRHFIPEVEEVRAV, from the coding sequence ATGTTCATTCAGACGGAAGCGACCCCCAATCCGGCGACGCTCAAGTTCATTCCCGGCCGGACCGTTCTGCCCGGCGACCCGCGGGATTTCCGTAGCGAAGACGATGCGGCCGTGTCTCCCTTGGCGAGCCGGCTGTTCGAGGTCGGTGGCGTCACCGGCGTCTTCCTGGCTGATGACTATATCTCCGTCACCAAGGCGGATGGTGAATGGCAGCACTTGAAGCCGGCCATTCTCGGGGTGATCATGGAGCATTACCTCTCCGGCAAGCCGGTCATCGACGAAGGATCGGAGGCCAAGAGCACCGAAGGCGAGTTCTTCGATGATGGGGACGAGGAGATCGTCGAGACCATCAAGGAGCTTCTCGAGTCCCGGGTGCAGCCGGCGGTGGCCCAGGATGGCGGCAACATCACCTTCCAAGGCTATCGCAGCGGGGTCGTGTTCCTGAACATGGAAGGCGCCTGCGCGGGTTGCCCGAGTTCGACCGCCACGCTGAAGCATGGGATCGAGAACCTGCTCCGCCACTTCATTCCGGAAGTCGAGGAAGTTCGCGCGGTCTGA